A window of the Sabethes cyaneus chromosome 1, idSabCyanKW18_F2, whole genome shotgun sequence genome harbors these coding sequences:
- the LOC128745881 gene encoding uncharacterized protein LOC128745881, whose protein sequence is MASTCRTCSSAVNGIDRVICRGNCRSMFHRTCIPGLQRSTLDAISTYGDNLFWLCDECASSFNKWLQQPDPVATVAPVDDSSKLCDAVDKLNTAVADLSYRIEKHFPCGSSVPALKIFNSRRQPGELPTPKRSRVDSAKDYASAVAVCGTRSIQRTIKTVADERQQFWLYLSRLDPSHTVDDIVAMTQECLDITDTPKTIMLVKKNVDLSSLNFVSFRVEVPKELKDTALMASTWPTGVLVREFDFDQERSTRFRQ, encoded by the coding sequence ATGGCGTCTACCTGCAGAACATGTAGCTCCGCAGTCAATGGAATTGACAGAGTTATATGCCGTGGCAACTGCCGATCGATGTTTCACCGCACTTGCATCCCTGGATTACAGCGTTCCACTTTGGATGCGATATCCACGTACGGTGATAATTTGTTCTGGCTTTGCGATGAGTGCGCCAGCAGCTTCAATAAGTGGTTGCAGCAGCCCGACCCCGTCGCCACCGTCGCCCCCGTCGACGATTCGTCTAAGTTGTGTGATGCAGTCGATAAATTGAATACTGCTGTCGCCGATCTCTCATACCGCATCGAAAAACATTTCCCGTGTGGATCTTCAGTTCCTGCTTTGAAAATATTTAACTCGCGACGGCAGCCTGGCGAATTACCCACACCAAAGCGGAGCCGAGTGGACAGTGCTAAAGACTATGCCTCTGCGGTTGCTGTTTGTGGCACCAGATCCATTCAGCGTACAATAAAAACAGTTGCCGATGAGCGGCAGCAATTTTGGTTATATTTGAGCCGCCTGGATCCGAGCCATACAGTGGATGATATTGTTGCTATGACACAGGAGTGTCTTGATATTACCGATACACCGAAAACTATTATGCTAGTGAAAAAGAATGTGGATCTCTCGTCGCTTAATTTTGTTTCGTTCCGAGTTGAGGTGCCAAAAGAGTTGAAGGATACTGCTTTGATGGCGTCTACTTGGCCTACTGGAGTTTTGGTTCGCGAATTTGACTTCGATCAGGAGCGATCTACCAGATTTCGCCAATAG